The sequence below is a genomic window from Pseudomonas cremoricolorata.
CTGCAGCGAGCAGTCGCGGTCACCCAGGTGAATGGCGTTGCCCTGGCCGTCGGACATCACCTGCACTTCCACGTGACGTGGGTTGGTGAGGAATTTTTCCAGGTAGACCATCGGGTTGCCGAAGGCCGCACCGGCTTCGGTACGGGTCAGCTTGGCCGAAGCGATGAGGTCTTCTTCCTTGTGCACCACGCGCATGCCACGGCCACCGCCGCCGCCTGCTGCCTTGATGATCACCGGATAGCCGACCTGACGAGCGATCGCCAGGGCGGTCTCTTCGTCTTCCGGCAGCGGGCCATCGGAGCCCGGTACGGTCGGAACGCCAGATTTGATCATGGCTTCCTTGGCCGACACCTTGTCGCCCATCAGGCGGATGGTGTCGGCTTTCGGGCCGATGAAGGCGAAACCGGATTTTTCCACCTGCTCGGCGAAGTCGGCGTTTTCCGCGAGGAAGCCGTAGCCGGGGTGGATGGCAGTCGCACCGGTCACTTCGGCAGCGGCGATGATCGCCGGGATGTGCAGGTACGATTTGTTGGACGGTGCCGGGCCGATGCAGACCGACTCGTCTGCCAGACCCAGGTGCATCAGTTCACGGTCGGCGATGGAGTGCACGGCGACGGTCTTGATGCCCAGCTCTTTGCAGGCACGCAGGATGCGCAGGGCGATTTCGCCACGGTTGGCGATCAGGACTTTTTCGAGCTTCGCAGACATCGTTGGCTCTCCGCGCTTCAAACGACGGTGAACAGCGGCTGGTCGTACTCAACCGGCTGACCGTCTTCCACCAGGATGGCATCGATGACGCCGCCGATGTCGGCTTCGATGTGGTTCATCATCTTCATGGCTTCGACGATGCACAGGGTGTCGCCTTTCTTCACGCTCTGACCGACTTCAGCGAAGTTCGGCGAGGTCGGCGAAGGCTTGCGGTAGAAAGTGCCGACCATCGGCGAGCGGATCACGGTGCCTTTGAGGGCCGGAGCGGCCGCTTCGGCGGCTGGCGCGGCGGCGGCTGCAGGGGCTGCGGCCACTGGAGCAGCGGCCGGAGCCGGGGCAGGAGCGTAGAACTGCTGAGCAGCCGGGGTCTTGCTGTGACGGCTGATACGGACGGACTCTTCGCCTTCCTTGATCTCCAGCTCGTCGATGCCAGACTCTTCCAGCAGCTCGATCAGTTTCTTGACTTTACGGATATCCATTAAGCAACTCCCAGGATTCGGTCGGGGGTGTAGGGTAAAAACGTTCGCTGACGTTTCTTCGAGGCCCCGGCGCAAGGCCAGGGCTTGGGGTCATCAGGGCTGTGCGTTGGCAGCCAGGTGTTCCAGCGCGGACTCCAGGGCCAAGCGGTAGCCGGTGGCGCCCAGGCCGCAGATCACCCCTACGGCAACATCGGAAAAGTAGGAGTGGTGACGGAACGGTTCGCGTTTGTGCACGTTGGACAGATGCACTTCGATGAATGGGATGCTCACTGCCAGCAATGCGTCACGTAGCGCGACGCTGGTGTGGGTGAACGCCGCCGGGTTGATTACGATGAAGTCGACGCCCTCGTCACGGGCTGCGTGAATACGCTCGATCAGTTCGTACTCGGCATTGCTCTGCAAATGCTGCAGGTGATGGCCTGCGGCACGCGCACGCTGCTCCAGGTCCTGATTGATCTGGGCGAGGGTGGCGGCGCCATAGTGGCCCGGCTCGCGGGTGCCCAGCAGGTTCAGGTTGGGGCCGTGCAGGACCAGTAGGGTTGCCATCGAGGTTTCCTTGGTTTTGTAGGGCAATTCGACATAGCGCGGCGACTATGCCGTAAACCGACCTCGAGTGTCCAGTTCCCAGCAATAGACAGCACGATGTCCGAGGTTCAGGGAAAGTATGTGACTGAATGCCTGGGTTTGGTCACTCATCCCTGCGCAGTGCCCGCAGCAGGCAGGCTCATCGGTTCAGGATCGAGCCCACACGCGACAGCACCTCGACGAAATCGCCGACGTTGATCTCGCCAACCACCCGTTCGCCGCGCACTTCCTCGCCGTTCGCAGCAAAGAACAACAGCGCAGGCGGGCCGAACAGGCCGTAGCGGTCGAGCAGGGCGCGCTGTTCGGCGTTGCTCTGGGTGATATCGAAACGCAGCAGGCGATAATCGCCGAGCGGGCCTTGTACGCTGGGCGCGTTGAGCACTTCGTGTTCGATCACCTTGCAACTGATGCACCAGTCGGCGTACCAGTCGAGCAGTACCGGGCGACCTTCAGCCTTGGCCGCGGCCAACGCCGCATCCAGCGCTGCCGGGCTGCTGATGGTCTGCCACTGAGTGCCGGGCTGGGCGGCGCCGGCCACCGCTGGCACTGCGCCGGGCAAGGGCCGCAGTGGGTCGCCCTGGCCGCTGAGCGCGCCATACCAGCAGGCCAGCGCGTAGCTCAGCAGCAGCAGGCCGAGCAGTTGCGCCAAGCGCTGGCGTGGGGTCTTCACTACCCACTCGAGCGTGCCGAGGAACAGCGCCACGCCAGCAGCCAGCAAGCCGACCAGCAACAGTGTCAGCGGCCCTGGCAGCACGCGGCTGAGCAGGCCGATGGCCAGGCCCAGCAGCAACACGCCGATGGCGTTCTTCACCGTATTCATCCACGGCCCGCTTTTCGGCAGCCAGGCCGCGCCACCGGTGGCCACCAGCAGCAGCGGCGCGCCCATGCCCAGGCCCAGGGCGAACAGTTTCAAAGCCCCGCCCAGCGCATCACCGCTGGCGCTGATATACAGCAGGGCACCGGCCAGCGGCGCCGACACGCAGGGCGATACCAGCAGGCTGGACAGCACGCCCAGTACCGCCGCACCCAGCAGCGAGCCACCACGCGTGCGGCTGGCGACGCTGTCGAGGCGGCTGCTCAACGCCTGCGGCAGCTTGATTTCGAACAGGCCGAACATGGCCAGGGCAAACACCACGAAGAACAGCGCGAACGGCACCAGCACCCAGGCCGATTGCAGTTGTGCCTGCAAGTTGAGACTGGCACCGAACAGGCCCATCAAGGCGCCCAGCACTGCGAAGCTGGCGGCCATCGGCAGCACGTAGGCCAGCGACAGTGCCAGGCCGCGCGCGCCCCCGACCTGACCGCGCAAGACCACCCCCGAGAGAATCGGCAGCATCGGCAGCACGCAGGGGGTGAAGGTCAGGCCGAGTCCGGCGAGGAAGAACAGCAGCAGCGATTTCCAGGTCCAGCCCTGTTCGGTTGCCAACGTCGCCCCGCTCGGCGCGGGGCCATCACCGGGAATCTCCAGGCGTTGGGTCTGCGGCGGGTAGCACAGGCCCTTGTCGGCGCAGCCCTGATAGCCCACCAGCAGGGTGAAGGCGTGGCTGGCGCTGGCGGGGCGCGGCAGCTCGATGTCGAGCACGCCGTGGTACACCTCGACATCGCCGAAGAATTCGTCGTGCTTGGCCTCGCCCGGCGGAATCAGCGCTGCGCCCAGCGCAACATCGGCCGGTTCGCTGTGGAACTGGAAGCGGTGCTTATAAAGGTAGTAGCCGTCGGTGGCCACGAAGCGCACGGTGATCGACTGGGCGTCGGCCTTGACCAGGCTTAGCTGGAACGCTTGCTCGACCGGCAGAAAATCGGCCTGGTTGCTGCTGGCAGCGGCGCCGAGGGTGGCGCTGGGGCGGTTGTCGAGCAGCCCGGCGGCGAATACCGGTGTGGTCAGCAGCAGGAGCAGCAGGAGGAACAGGCGGCGCATGACGGACTCGCTAGGCAAAACGTGGGCGCATCATAGCCGACTTGCGCTTGGCAGGCATCGACGCAGGCCGGACGGCGCACCGCGCCAAATGGCCGCAGCGCGCTTCACACGCGAAACGCTCGTACCGCGGTATTGAGTTCACCGCCCAGGCGCAGCAACTGACCGCCTTGTTCACGGCCTTCGCCGATGCGTTGCAGGTTGTCGTTGCCCAGCTCATGAATGCGTTCGCTGTGGTCGCGGATTTCGCTGACCGCACCGCGCTGCTGCGCGGTGGCATCGGCGATGCGCACGGCGGTGGCGGCGATGGTGTCGATGGCGCGCACGATCTCATCCAGCGCGCCGTCTGCCGCCTCGGCCTGGCTGGCGGTGGTGCGGGCGTGTTCGAGCTGGGTACGCATGCCCGCCACCGATTGCCGCGCGGCCTGTTGCAGGCGGTCGATCAGGCTCTGGATTTCCCCGGTAGCGCCTGTGGTGCGCTGGGCCAGCGAACGTACTTCGTCGGCGACCACGGCAAAGCCGCGGCCCATTTCCCCGGCCCGCGCCGCCTCGATGGCGGCGTTCAGGGCCAGCAGGTTGGTCTGCTCGGCAATCGAGCGAATCACCGTCAGCACGCCGCCGATGGTGGCCGATTCCTCGGCCAGCTGTTCGATGCTGCGGGCATTGCCCTGCACCTCGTCGACCAGCGTACGCAGCCCCGACAAACTGCTGCCGATCACCTGCTGGCCGTGTTGCACGGCGCGCCCGGCATCGTGCCCGGCGTTGGCCGCGGCGCTGGCGTCGCTGGCGACCTGAACGATGGTCGTCTCCAGCTCGCCCAGGGCATCGCGGATCTGCGCGGTGTCGCTGGCCTGGCGTTCGGCACCGTCATGCAGGGCGCTGCTCATGTCGGCCAGGGCATGGCTGCTGCCGCCGACCTGCTCGGCATGGTGGCGCAGGGTGCCGACCAGCTCCACCAGGTATTGGCGCAGGCGGTTGAGCGAATCCTGAATGTCGTGCAGTTCGCGGTTGGTACGCCCCAGCGAGATGGTCTCGGCGAAATCACCTTCGGCCCAGCGCGACAGCGCCGGCGCCAGATTGCTCAAGGTCCGCGCCATGCGTCGTTGCAAGGTGTCGATCAGCACCGCGATCAGCAGAATCACCGCGATCATCAGCACTTGCAGGGTGCGCACCTCGCCCTGGATCTGCCCATGCAGGCCACGCACCTGCGGCTCCAGCGCGGCGATCGCCTGCTGCACCGCGTCCAGATGCGCTTGCGTGCTGGCCGCCAGTGCCGTACGCCGTTCGATCTGCTCGCGGGTGCGCTGCAATTCTGCGGGATAGCGGCCAAGCAGGCTGTGCAACTGGCGCTTGAGGTCGACGCCGAGGTCTTCCGGGGCTTTCTGCGCCTCGCTCTGCAAGCCCATCATGGCGGCGAAATCATCGCTGCTCGACTGCGCTGGCGCAGTGACGCCAAGCAGCGCCAGCGCATCCAGATGCTCGGCCTGAGCGTCGATCTGCTGCAACTCGCGCTCGACTTCCGCGGCCAGCTCGGCGCGGCCGCTGCTGACCAGTTTGTCGCGCGCCAGCGACAGTCGCGCCAGGTGTACGGCGGCCTCCAGCAGTGGCGCGCGGTAGCGGTCGGCGAGGGGCGTGTCGCTGCCATCGGCATAGCGTGCGAGCTGTTCGAGGTTGGCGCCCAGCTCGCGTTCGGCCTGCAGGAGCAGGGCCTGGGGGTCGCCTGCGAGCTTGCCGGCAGCCAGCAGGTCACTGCCGGCAAAGGCCTGCAATTGATTGAGGCTGGGGTGCAAGGTGTCGGCCAGTTCGGCCGGCCAGGCGGCCAGTTCAGCCTGCAGCTGTTCGGTGCCCTGCACGGCAGCGGCATGGCGCAGGGCATCGCCGCTGGCCAGGTACGCTTGCACGTTGCTCGACACGTCGCTCTGGAACTGCTGCGCCAGGCCCAGGTAGCGCTCCATCATCTGGTAGGGGCGTTGCAGCGCCTGCTGCGACCACCACAGGGTCGCGCCGAGGGCGATGCACACGGTTACCAGCAGCAGGGTATTGAAGTTGGTCAGCAGCTTCAGACGCATGGCCGCGCACTTCCAGCAAGGGATTGGTGGGCGCAGACAGTATTGCCAAGGTGTGACCGATTGATGACGACAGCGGTTTGACGCCAAAAAAAGTGGCAATTGGCCTTCAGTGGTCAGCGATCGGCTTTTTCGACCCGATTGCGCCCGCCGTGCTTGGCCGCATACAACGCCTGGTCGGCGGCGCTGGCCAGTTCCATCACGTCCATGTCGCCCGTGAGCATCACCACCCCGGCGCTGAAGGTGCACTGCAACTGCTGGCGTTGCGCAGGGAAGTGCAGGTCGGCGAAGCGCTGGCGGATTTCGTCCAGCACGCCATGGGCGGCGTCCAGTTCGG
It includes:
- the accB gene encoding acetyl-CoA carboxylase biotin carboxyl carrier protein; the protein is MDIRKVKKLIELLEESGIDELEIKEGEESVRISRHSKTPAAQQFYAPAPAPAAAPVAAAPAAAAAPAAEAAAPALKGTVIRSPMVGTFYRKPSPTSPNFAEVGQSVKKGDTLCIVEAMKMMNHIEADIGGVIDAILVEDGQPVEYDQPLFTVV
- the dsbD gene encoding protein-disulfide reductase DsbD, with protein sequence MRRLFLLLLLLLTTPVFAAGLLDNRPSATLGAAASSNQADFLPVEQAFQLSLVKADAQSITVRFVATDGYYLYKHRFQFHSEPADVALGAALIPPGEAKHDEFFGDVEVYHGVLDIELPRPASASHAFTLLVGYQGCADKGLCYPPQTQRLEIPGDGPAPSGATLATEQGWTWKSLLLFFLAGLGLTFTPCVLPMLPILSGVVLRGQVGGARGLALSLAYVLPMAASFAVLGALMGLFGASLNLQAQLQSAWVLVPFALFFVVFALAMFGLFEIKLPQALSSRLDSVASRTRGGSLLGAAVLGVLSSLLVSPCVSAPLAGALLYISASGDALGGALKLFALGLGMGAPLLLVATGGAAWLPKSGPWMNTVKNAIGVLLLGLAIGLLSRVLPGPLTLLLVGLLAAGVALFLGTLEWVVKTPRQRLAQLLGLLLLSYALACWYGALSGQGDPLRPLPGAVPAVAGAAQPGTQWQTISSPAALDAALAAAKAEGRPVLLDWYADWCISCKVIEHEVLNAPSVQGPLGDYRLLRFDITQSNAEQRALLDRYGLFGPPALLFFAANGEEVRGERVVGEINVGDFVEVLSRVGSILNR
- a CDS encoding methyl-accepting chemotaxis protein, whose translation is MRLKLLTNFNTLLLVTVCIALGATLWWSQQALQRPYQMMERYLGLAQQFQSDVSSNVQAYLASGDALRHAAAVQGTEQLQAELAAWPAELADTLHPSLNQLQAFAGSDLLAAGKLAGDPQALLLQAERELGANLEQLARYADGSDTPLADRYRAPLLEAAVHLARLSLARDKLVSSGRAELAAEVERELQQIDAQAEHLDALALLGVTAPAQSSSDDFAAMMGLQSEAQKAPEDLGVDLKRQLHSLLGRYPAELQRTREQIERRTALAASTQAHLDAVQQAIAALEPQVRGLHGQIQGEVRTLQVLMIAVILLIAVLIDTLQRRMARTLSNLAPALSRWAEGDFAETISLGRTNRELHDIQDSLNRLRQYLVELVGTLRHHAEQVGGSSHALADMSSALHDGAERQASDTAQIRDALGELETTIVQVASDASAAANAGHDAGRAVQHGQQVIGSSLSGLRTLVDEVQGNARSIEQLAEESATIGGVLTVIRSIAEQTNLLALNAAIEAARAGEMGRGFAVVADEVRSLAQRTTGATGEIQSLIDRLQQAARQSVAGMRTQLEHARTTASQAEAADGALDEIVRAIDTIAATAVRIADATAQQRGAVSEIRDHSERIHELGNDNLQRIGEGREQGGQLLRLGGELNTAVRAFRV
- the aroQ gene encoding type II 3-dehydroquinate dehydratase produces the protein MATLLVLHGPNLNLLGTREPGHYGAATLAQINQDLEQRARAAGHHLQHLQSNAEYELIERIHAARDEGVDFIVINPAAFTHTSVALRDALLAVSIPFIEVHLSNVHKREPFRHHSYFSDVAVGVICGLGATGYRLALESALEHLAANAQP
- the accC gene encoding acetyl-CoA carboxylase biotin carboxylase subunit gives rise to the protein MSAKLEKVLIANRGEIALRILRACKELGIKTVAVHSIADRELMHLGLADESVCIGPAPSNKSYLHIPAIIAAAEVTGATAIHPGYGFLAENADFAEQVEKSGFAFIGPKADTIRLMGDKVSAKEAMIKSGVPTVPGSDGPLPEDEETALAIARQVGYPVIIKAAGGGGGRGMRVVHKEEDLIASAKLTRTEAGAAFGNPMVYLEKFLTNPRHVEVQVMSDGQGNAIHLGDRDCSLQRRHQKVLEEAPAPGIDEKARQEVFKRCVDACIEIGYRGAGTFEFLYENGRFYFIEMNTRVQVEHPVSEMVTGIDIVKEMLSIAAGNKLSIRQEDVVIRGHSLECRINAEDPKKFIPSPGTVKHFHAPGGNGVRVDSHLYSGYSVPPNYDSLIGKLITYGKDRDEAMARMRNALDEIVVDGIKTNIPLHRDLVRDEGFCKGGVNIHYLEHKLANQD